A single region of the Rhipicephalus microplus isolate Deutch F79 chromosome 10, USDA_Rmic, whole genome shotgun sequence genome encodes:
- the LOC142774438 gene encoding uncharacterized protein LOC142774438, with protein sequence MLCDRVAFLESGKIEAMGDGPHMDRKYGGCYHVIIKLPLEKRNSVSLINRIYFAMMEFHQCEFMYNYKGTLKFNVGRAYTTWGELFSRLVSIKKKEKLPEFSVGDIPPEEIFVGLSRRQLFFTFRRPRANLSRMPSHIDSRPGPVEAKEK encoded by the exons ATGCTCTGCGACCGTGTGGCCTTCCTAGAGTCCGGCAAGATTGAGGCGATGGGTGACGGGCCGCACATGGACCGCAAATACGGTGGTTGCTATCACGTCATCATCAAGTTGCCTCTGGAGAAGCGTAATAGCGTCTCCCTGATCAACCGCATCTACTTCGCGATGATGGAGTTTCACCAGTGCGAATTCATGTACAACTACAAG GGCACTCTCAAGTTCAACGTGGGCAGGGCGTACACGACGTGGGGCGAGCTCTTCTCCCGGCTCGTGTCCAtcaagaagaaagagaagctgcCCGAGTTCTCCGTCGGCGACATCCCGCCCGAGGAGATCTTCGTGGGCCTGTCGCGGCGGCAGCTCTTCTTCACCTTCCGGCGGCCACGGGCAAACTTGAGTCGTATGCCGTCGCACATCGACAGCCGGCCAGGACCCGTCGAAGCGAAAGAGAAATGA